In the genome of Notamacropus eugenii isolate mMacEug1 chromosome 5, mMacEug1.pri_v2, whole genome shotgun sequence, one region contains:
- the ATP12A gene encoding potassium-transporting ATPase alpha chain 2, which produces MGKKKSEVYSIEVNGIKDIETTNEEDGKEKCKGLKNHLGCEKKPQKEELKKELDLVDHKLNSKELEDKYGTNIIRGLTSTKAAEILAQDGPNALSPPKQTSEIIKFLKQMVGGFSILLWAGAVLCWIAYGIQLSQDKSASMNNVFLGVVLALVVILTGIFAYYQEAKSTNIIASFSKMIPRQALVIRDGEKKEIPAEQLVVGDIVEIKGGDQIPADIRILTSHGCKVDNSSLTGESDPQSRSCDFTHENPLETKNIGFYSTTCLEGTATGMVINTGDRTIIGRIASLASGVGNEKTPIAIEIEHFVHIVAGVAVSLGVIFFIIAVSMKYPVLESIIFLIGIIVANVPEGLLAAVTVSLSLTAKRMAKKNCLVKNLEAVETLGSTSIICSDKTGTLTQNRMTVAHLWFDNQVYQADTSEDQKDQLFDQSSATWASLSKIVTLCNRAEFRPGQESVPIMKKIVMGDASETALLKFSEVTMGDVMERRKRNRKVAEIPFNSTNKFQLSIHETDDPNNKRFLLVMKGAPERILEKCSTIMINGREQPLDESNAEAFQTAYMELGGLGERVLGFCHLYLPEDEFPDTYPFDVEAMNFPTSNLCFVGLLSLIDPPRSTVPDAVAKCRSAGIKVIMVTGDHPITAKAIAKSVGIISANSETVEDIAKRLKVPVEQVNKREAKAAVVNGMELKEMSPEELDEVLINHTEIVFARTSPQQKLIIVEGCQRQDAVVAVTGDGVNDSPALKKADIGIAMGIAGSDAAKNAADMVLLDDNFASIVTGVEEGRLIFDNLKKTIAFTLTKNIAELCPFLIFIIAGVPLPIGTITILFIDLGTDIIPSIALAYEKAESDIMNRKPRHKKKDRLVNQQLALYSYLHIGMLQSLGAFLAYFTVYAEQGFRPAQLIFLRSEWEDDNINDLEDSYGQEWTRYQRNYLEWIGYTAFFVAIMVQQIADLIIRKTRKNSIFQQGLFRNKVIWIGIISQIIIALILSFGFGSVPILNFTRLRVQYWFVAVPYAIVIWLYDEFRKLLIRRYPGSWWDKNMYY; this is translated from the exons ATGGGCAAG aaaaaatcaGAAGTTTACTCTATTGAGGTCAATGGAATAAAAGACATTGAAACAACAAATGAGGAGGATGGCAAAGAAAAGTGCAAGGGCCTGAAAAACCACTTGGGATGTGAGAAGAAGCCCCAGAAAGAAGAACTGAAGAAAGAACTTGATCTG GTTGACCACAAACTGAACTCTAAGGAATTAGAGGACAAGTATGGAACAAACATCATCCGA GGTCTCACTAGCACAAAAGCAGCAGAAATCTTGGCTCAGGATGGCCCCAATGCTCTTTCTCCACCCAAACAAACTTCTGAAATAATCAAATTCCTCAAACAAATGGTGGGTGGATTCTCCATCCTCCTGTGGGCCGGAGCTGTCCTCTGTTGGATTGCTTATGGAATCCAGCTTTCACAGGACAAGTCTGCTTCCATGAACAAT GTCTTTTTAGGTGTTGTGCTTGCCTTGGTGGTCATCCTCACTGGGATTTTTGCTTATTATCAAGAAGCAAAAAGCACCAACATCATTGCCAGTTTCAGTAAAATGATTCCTCGG CAAGCCCTTGTCatcagagatggagaaaagaaggagatcCCTGCAGAGCAGCTGGTTGTGGGAGATATAGTAGAGATTAAAGGTGGAGACCAGATCCCAGCTGATATCAGGATCCTGACCTCACATGGATGTAAA GTAGATAATTCATCTCTTACTGGGGAATCAGATCCTCAGTCTCGATCTTGTGATTTTACCCATGAGAATCCTTTGGAGACAAAGAACATTGGCTTTTACTCTACAACCTGCCTGGAAG GAACAGCAACTGGCATGGTCATCAACACAGGTGACCGTACCATCATTGGAAGAATTGCCTCACTGGCTTCCGGTGTTGGGAATGAGAAGACACCAATTGCCATTGAAATTGAGCACTTTGTCCATATTGTGGCAGGGGTGGCTGTTTCTCTTGGtgtcatcttcttcatcattgcAGTATCCATGAAATACCCAGTCCTAGAATCCATCATCTTCCTCATTGGCATCATTGTGGCCAATGTGCCAGAGGGTCTTCTGGCTGCTGTCACT GTGAGTCTGTCCCTGACAGCAAAACGAATGGCCAAGAAGAACTGTCTGGTGAAGAACCTGGAAGCAGTGGAAACTCTGGGCTCCACTTCTATCATCTGCTCTGACAAGACTGGGACCTTAACACAAAACAGAATGACTGTGGCGCATCTATGGTTTGACAACCAAGTCTATCAGGCTGATACAAGTGAAGATCAAAAAG ACCAGCTCTTTGACCAAAGTTCTGCAACTTGGGCCTCCTTATCCAAGATTGTAACACTGTGCAACCGAGCTGAGTTCAGACCAGGACAGGAAAGTGTCCCTATCATGAAG AAAATCGTCATGGGAGATGCTTCAGAAACTGCCCTCCTGAAGTTCTCAGAAGTCACCATGGGTGATgtgatggaaagaagaaaaagaaacagaaaagtggcTGAAATCCCTTTTAATTCCACCAACAAATTCCAG CTCTCCATCCATGAGACAGATGACCCCAACAACAAACGCTTCCTCTTGGTGATGAAAGGAGCCCCTGAGAGGATCCTGGAGAAATGCAGCACCATCATGATCAATGGCCGGGAGCAACCTCTTGATGAAAGCAATGCAGAGGCCTTCCAAACTGCGTACATGGAGCTGGGAGGCTTAGGGGAGAGAGTGCTGG GTTTCTGTCATCTCTACTTGCCAGAAGATGAGTTCCCAGATACCTATCCCTTTGATGTAGAGGCCATGAACTTTCCCACCTCTAACCTCTGCTTTGTGGGGCTACTATCGTTGATTGATCCCCCTCGATCCACTGTCCCTGATGCAGTGGCCAAGTGCCGAAGTGCTGGCATCAAG GTTATCATGGTGACAGGTGATCATCCTATTACAGCCAAAGCTATTGCCAAAAGTGTGGGCATCATTTCAGCCAATAGCGAGACTGTAGAAGACATAGCAAAACGTCTTAAAGTCCCCGTGGAGCAGGTTAACAAAAG GGAGGCAAAGGCAGCTGTGGTCAATGGAATGGAACTGAAGGAGATGAGCCCGGAGGAGCTGGATGAGGTCTTGATCAATCACACTGAAATTGTCTTTGCAAGGACATCTCCCCAACAGAAGTTGATCATTGTGGAGGGCTGTCAGAGACAG GATGCTGTTGTTGCGGTGACAGGGGATGGTGTCAATGATTCCCCAGCCCTGAAGAAGGCTGATATTGGGATTGCCATGGGAATTGCAGGTTCTGATGCAGCAAAAAATGCAGCAGACATGGTCTTACTGGATGACAACTTTGCCTCTATAGTGACAGGTGTAGAGGAAG GTCGCCTAATCTTTGATAATTTGAAGAAAACCATTGCTTTTACCCTGACCAAAAACATTGCTGAGCTTTGTCCTTTCCTGATCTTCATTATTGCTGGGGTCCCCCTGCCCATCGGTACTATCACCATCCTGTTCATTGATTTAGGCACTGATATT ATTCCTTCCATTGCCTTAGCCTATGAGAAAGCCGAGAGTGACATCATGAACCGGAAACCACGCCACAAGAAAAAGGACAGATTGGTGAATCAACAGCTGGCTTTGTATTCTTATCTACATATAG GAATGCTGCAGTCTTTGGGAGCCTTCCTTGCCTATTTCACTGTCTATGCAGAGCAAGGATTCAGACCTGCCCAGCTCATTTTCTTACGATcagaatgggaagatgataatatAAATGATCTTGAAGACAGCTATGGACAAGAATGG ACAAGATATCAGCGGAATTATTTGGAATGGATTGGATATACTGCTTTCTTTGTTGCAATCATGGTCCAGCAAATAGCAGATTTGATCATCAGAAAGACTCGGAAAAATTCTATTTTCCAGCAAGGTCTCTTCAG AAATAAAGTCATCTGGATAGGGATTATATCTCAAATTATCATAGCACTAATCCTCTCCTTTGGCTTTGGAAGTGTTCCAATCCTGAATTTCACTAGGCTTCG GGTTCAGTATTGGTTTGTGGCAGTACCATATGCCATTGTCATCTGGCTATATGATGAGTTCCGAAAACTCCTAATCAGGCGCTATCCAGGAA GCTGGTGGGATAAGAACATGTATTACTGA